ATAAGGACCTATGGACATGCGCACTttatatccttgaaaaagctgcaaaGCGAAACGATCGTTGGATTTTTCTACTCTCCTGGGCATCTATACACTTGCGGACACActtgtaggaggagccactcccatttGGGTTGAGGTGGATCAgtgcagcggttaagtttctgctgcctgaaTCCGCTGACATCCTGCAGTAGGAGctgacttttgtgagcaatatcAAGATATAAGGCTCCATTAACCTCTGTATAAGTTGTTGTGTATcgcatttgtgacgtttttattacattttaaatacattttttatactaTATTcatcgtgagagtactgtttacccaccagtataaagtgggtgtgcgcattcccctgagcttggtcgtaagctcaagtacatgtgagtaggcatttggccacaaacctgatacattgttgataaccatcacagaattacactatgttgctatttctttctcCTTTCCTTTGAGAAATCTTCAAGGACAGAAAAGGCATAAGAGATACAGAAGTCTGCACAAGGAAAAACACATATCCTTATacgaacttttgttttgggttctttttagaatcatcacatttatattcaaaaataacaaatttaaaaattttcaGGCCCATATCTTCATTTTTCCCCCCCGTCAAGATCAAGGCCTTGGTCTTTCTGAAACCAAAGAGGCAGAGGACATTTAAGTCACTCATCAGGTAATTTGCACCCTTTTACCTTTCACCCCTCTTTCCACTCAAAAAATAGTGATCAGACTGGCAATATTCCAATCAAATTGGGCCATATTTTCCTCAGACCTCTGGGTACTTCAGACAATTTCTGGTACATTAATACATTTTCTCTCTCATCCAAACACATTCCTTATCCTATAGCTTTTTTAACTCAAGACTCCCTTCTAGTAGActcatcagtggcgtcactagggttggtgtcacccggcgcggtaaagtaattaatgtagtagtgaaagacagcaccttttttctgtctggggcacaggaaagggttagccaaaccccaatatcaaatccaaaaaagtaattttccagcctccagtaaaatttaaaagacctttattgtttccttgcagggtccatcatacaaacaacgtttcaaaccataaCTTGGTTCTTAATCTTGtctcacccggtgcggtaagtcatggtgtcaccccccccccccagaaagcagacacacacaaaaacacaggcaaacacacatacaaacactcaaacacacttaaaaacatactcagatgcacacacaaacactcggaaacacactcagacacacacacaaaaacacacacacaaaaacactgagacacacaaaaactcacacaaagacacacacatacaaaatatgtaaactgcactgcattaattatgaagctcatgcctagagctgctccctggctcagcagaacatcaaatgaaagataaacagagcactctaaaataaatccctgaagaaaaggtttaggcgcgcaaactatgaaaattctgctctctgactctgttccaagtctgtcagtgcacagccctgggccgcatgtcactgagcagtgagcacagataggcaggcaggtttaggctagcagcgcaactttgcaagccctacggcacacccacaacattcatagtgaaattgggcaggggaggagcaaagtacaaacaagcaaaagcagccgggaaaactatttgttgaaattgcagcactggctcaaggggcaaaaaaattgtgtgtctacaacttccccagtcccactaatgttcacaaatgccagcctctaataaaataatctatgcatctcaacattgtatttctttgaatttcaataaaatttaaaaaaaaaaaaaaacattttttttttttttggtgtcaccccctggagggtgtcacccaggtgcagcccgcaccccccgcacccccctaatGACGCCACTGAGACTCATCCTAATCCACTAGagccattggcccctatttatcaaggtctggtggacctgatccgacagtgcggatcaggtccgtcagacctcgctgaatacggcgagcaatacgctcgccgtattcagcattgcaccagcagctcacaagagctactggtgcaacgccgccccctgcagactcgcggccaataggccgccagcagggggtgtcaatcaacccgatcgtactcaatggggttgatttccggcaatgtgtgtcggcctgctcagagcaggcggacaggttatggagcagcggtctttgtgaccactgcttcataactgctgtttctggtgagtctgaagactcgccagaaacaggggccatcaagctacttatggagcttgataactagaggccattgtaactTTCTCTGCTTATTTTACCATTTGTCACATGCCTTCATTTTGGTCTGTCCTCAGCCCCATGGATTTTCACAAAGATCCTCAAATCTGTAACTTCTTGGCTCATGCCCAAAGGAATTCATCTACTCatttatttagacaacattctCACGATTTAAGAAAATAATCTCTCTTAATTTCTCATCTTCAAATTAAAAATATCCTCctagaaaatgtgggtttcctTATCAACAAAGAGAAATTGGCTCTTTCTGCTACTAAGAATGAACCTTTCTGGGTTTTCTAATAAACACCACAACCTCTACATTAAATTGACAGTATACagcaatttcatataactgcatgtaatagacactactataaagaagaatatgcacagatactgatcttaaaatccggtataaaacattttaaaaacttatggctagattatgacttgtgtgttagggtaaaaaagcagcattaagaggtcctaatgctgcttttttttacgcccgctggtattacgagttttgcaagtttaggggcaccgcacacttctttggccttaacgcaaaacgtcttaaacttcgtaaagtcttttttctatgggacttccatagcgccggtattacgagtctgtcctgggaggccaaaaagtgagtggtacaccctaccctatcaagatccctaacgcatttaaaagtcagtagttaagagttttatggtacaacgccgtaacataaaactcataactaaagtgctaaaaagtacactaacacccataaaccacctattaaccccataaactgaggccctcccgcatcgcaaacactataataaaaattttaacccctaatctgccattaccgccgccacctacattatatttatgaacccctaatctgctgccccaacatcgccgacacctatattatatttattacccctaatctgctgaccccattgtcgccgcaacctacttacactttttaacccctaatctgccgcccccaacatcgccgccactataataaacatattaacccctaaaacgccgcactcccgcctcgcaaacattagttaaatattattaacccctaatttgctgtccctaacatcgccgccacctacctacatttattaacccctaatctgccgcccccaacgtcgccgccactatattaaagtcattaacccctaaacctaagtctaaccctaaacctaacacccactaacttaaatataatttaaataaatctaaataaatattcctatcattaactaaattattcctatttaaaactaaatacttacctataaaataaaccctaagctagctacaaaataactaatagttacattgtagctagcttagggtttatttttattttacaggaaagtttgtatttattttaactaggtagaatagttattaaatagttattaactatttaataactacctagttaaaataaagacaaatttacctgtaaaataaaacctaacctaagttacactaacacctaacactacaatatcattaaataaattaactaaattaaatacaattacctaaattaaattaaattagctaaagtacaaaaaaaaccactaaattacagaaaataataaacaaattacagatatttaaactaattacacctaatctaatagccctattaaaataaaaaagccccccccccccaaataaaaaaaaaacctagcctaaactaaactaccaatagcccttaaaagggccttttgcggggcattgccccaaagtaatcagctcttttacctgaaaaaaaaaaatacaaacaaccctcccaacagtaaaacccaccacccacacaaccaaccccccaaataaaatactatctaaaaaaaactaagctccccattgccctgaaaaggtcatttggatgggcattgtttcttttttctcattttaatttttttttttcttctcaattgTATTATTCACTATAAAGCTGAttattcacatacataaatacatgtttataccTGCAGCGACTGATGTAGGTAAGGCACTGGATGGTCCTGAGATCAGTTTAAAAACTGGTAATGCAGCAGTAGTAGATATGGAAGCCCATTCATTCGAAGGAGACAGTCTGTTTAGAGATGTCAATGTATAAGATAGATTTGAAAAACTGAAAGGAGATACGGTTGTTTTGGAAGTAGCAGATGTTCCTATAGCATTCTGTGTGCTTGCTATGGCAGTGCTGATATCATTCTTTATTTTAGAATCTAGGGGGTATATTGTAGTGGAGCTGAGAGTCACTGGGCTAGTACCAATTGCTATGTTCTTGCTGTCAATAGATGGAATTATATCAGTTGTAGATAAATATGGACCAGGATTTAGAGCATAGTTGTAGCTTAATTTGGATGTGCTGTTTATATTATTAAGTACTGATGTAAGGCTTGTTGTTACTGTCTGCCCAGCACTGTCCTTGCTAGGAAGATATGGTGATGTGCTAATTGTCTGAGGCATAACTGTAAATAAACTTGATGTATTGAACATGTTGGATAAATTAGAAAAATCTGTTGAGATGAATCTGGAAGTATTAGGAGAGATTGTTGTGCTATTCTTGGTTGTATTAGAAGATGTTACTGTGATGGCGCTGCCAGGAAttgaattattatattttgtaataggGTTGAGTGTGTAAGATGATGGCACCTGAGTAATGCTATTCTTTGTAGGAAGAGAAGGTAACATGCTGGGTGTAGATTCTGACAGAACTGGAGTtaaattaaatgtaataaaattattgcTAGACAAATTAGAAATAATGTTTGCACTGACACTGGATGCATTATATTTTGTTGTCACAACACTATTCTCATTAGGGTATGCTCCAGTGGTGCTTAATGTATTGGGATAAGTTGCTGAACTATATTTATTAGGATATGTTGTCATTGTGTTAAATACATTTGGAGAAGTTTTTATGGGTGTAGATACATTAGGAGATATGTTTGTGAAGGTGCTGGATGTTTCAGGAGCAGTTATGTTGGTACTTAAAATGTTAAAAGAAAATGGTGTTACGGTATTGGGTGCTATAGGAGGTTTGGATGAACTGGTGCTAAGTGAAGTTAGAGATGTGGTGGTGCTGGAAGATTTAGCAGGTGTTGTGACGGTGCTGGATGCACTAGGGGAGAAAGATGCAAAGCTGTTAGATATATTAGGCAATGTTGTGATGGAAATAGATTCATTAGCTTTTGTTGTCATGCTGTTGAGTTTAGTagtcaaaatattattaaaatattttgctgTAATGATGTTGGATGTATTAGGAAAGAGTGTTGTAGTAACATTGGTTTTACTTAGAGATGTTATAGTGGTAAGGAGTATATTAGAAGAAATAGTTGTGACAAAGCTGGATGCATCAAGTGGTTTTGTTGGGATGCTGCTATATATAATAGGAGAGATTGTTGTAGTGACACTGTTAATATTAGGAGCTGTTGTAATGGGGCTTAATGTACTAGGAGGGATGGCTGTGATTGTGCTAGAAGTATTAGGAGATGGTGACATGATGTTAGATGTATTAGGAGATGGTGACATGATGTTAGATGTATTAGGAGATGGTGACATGATGTTAGATGTATTAGGAGATGGTGACATGATGTTAGATGTATTAGGAGATGGCGACATGATACTAGATGTATTAGGAGATGGTGACATGATGTTAGATGTATTAGGAGATGGTGACATGATGTTAGATGTATTAGGAGATGGTGACATGATGTTAGATGTATTAGGAGATGGTGACATGGTGCTAGATGTATTAGGAGATGGCGACATGATACTAGATGTATTAGGAGATGGTGACATGATGTTAGATGTATTAGGAGATGGTGACATGATGTTAGATGTATTAGGAGATGGTGACATGATGTTAGATGTATTAGGAGATGGTGACATGATGTTAGATGTATTAGGAGATGGTGACATGATGTTAGATGTATTAGGAGTTATGAATATAGTAGTGTTGGGTGTATTGAGTAGCGTTGTGCTGATGCTAAACACATTAATGGGTGTAAGTGTTATGCTGCTAGGGGAATTAGAGTTTGTTGTGATAGTACTTAATGTATTACTAGATTTTATTGTGATGGTGCTGTATATATCAGGAGATGTTCTAACTGTGCTagatgtattaggtgttatgaaTGTGGTAATGTTGGGTGTATTGAGAAGCGTTGTGCTGATACTAGACACTTTAATGGGTACTAGTGTGATATTGCTAGGGGAATTAGATGTTGCTGTGATAGTACTTAATGTATTACTAGATTTTGTTGTGATGGTGCTGTATATATCAGGAGATGTTCTAACTGTGCTagatgtattaggtgttatgaaTGTGGTAATGTTGGGTGTATTGAGAAGCGTTGTGCTGATACTAGACACTTTAATGGGTACTAGTGTGATATTGCTAGGGGAATTAGATGTTGCAGTGATAGTACTTAATGTATTACTAGATTTTGTTGTGATAGTGCTGTATATATCAGATGTTCTAACTGTGCTGTATATATTAGGAGATGGTGACATGATGTTCAATGTATTAGGAGATGGTGACATGATGTTCGATGTATTAGGAGATGGTGACATGATGTTCGATGTATTAGGAGATGGTGACACAATGTTAGATGTATTAGGAGATGGTGGCATGATGTTCGATGTATTAGGAGATGGTGACATGATGTTCGATGTATTAGGAGATGGTGACATGATGTTCGATGTATTAGGAGATGGTGACACAATGTTAGATGTATTAGGAGATGGTGGCATGATGTTCGATGTATTAGGAGATGGTGACATGATGTTAGATGTATTAGGAGATGGTGACATGATGTTAGATGTATTAGGAGATGGTGGCATGATGATAGATGTATTAGGAGTTATGAAtgtagtagggttgggtgtattgAGTAGTGTTGTGCTGATGCTAAACACATTAATGGGTGTAAGTGTTATGCTGCTAGGGGAATTAGAATTTGCTGTGATAGTACTTAATGTATTACTAGATTTTGTTGTGATGATGCTGTATATATCAGGAGATGTTCTAACTGTGCTagatgtattaggtgttatgaaTGTGGTAATGTTGGGTGTATTGAGAAGCGTTGTGCTGATACTAGACACTTTAATGGGTAACAGTGTGATATTGCTAGGGGAATTATATGTTGCAGTGATAGTACTTAATGTATTACTAGATTTTGTTGTGATAGTACTGTAAATATCAGATGTTCTAACTGTGCTGTATATATTAGGAGATGGTGACATGATGTTTGATGTATTAGGAGATGGTGACATGATGTTAGATGTATTAGGAGATGGTGACATGATGCTAGATGTATTAGGAGATGGTGACATGACGTTCAATGTATTAGGAGATGGCGACATGATGCTAGATGTATTAGGAGATGGTGACATGATGTTAGATATATTAGGAGATGGTGACATGATGTTagatgtattaggtgttatgaaTGTGGTAATGTTGGGTGTATTGAGTAGCGTTGTGCTGATGCTAGGGGAATTATATGTTGCAGTGATAGTACTTAATGTATTACTAGATTTTGTTGTGATAGTGCTGTAAATATCAGATGTTCTAACTGTGCTGTATATATTAGGAGATGGTGACATGATGTTCGATGTATTAGGAGATGGCGACATGATGCTAGATGTATTTGGAGATGGTGACATGATGTTAGATGTATTAGGAGATGGTGACATGGTGCTAGATGTATTAGGAGATGGCGACATGATACTAGATGTATTAGGAGATGGTGACATGATGTTAGATGTATTAGGAGATGGTGACATGGTGCTCGATGTATTAGGAGATGACGACATGATGCTAGATGTATTAGGAGATGGTGACATGATGTTAGATGTATTAGGAGATGGTGACATGATGTTagatgtattaggtgttatgaaTGTGGTAATGTTGGGTGTATTGAGTAGCGTTGTGCTGATGCTAGACACATTCATGGGTACTAGTGTGATACTGCTAGATGAATTAGATGTTGCTGTGATAGTACTAAATGTATTACTAGATTTTGTTGAGATGGTACTGTATATATCAGGGGATGTTCTAATTGTTTTGGGAGTGTTGGAGAATATTGTTGTGAAGGTTGTGGAAGTGTCAGAAAATATTGTTCTAACAGTGCTAGAAGCATAAGGAGATGGTGCAATAGTATTGGATACATTTGCTGGGTTAAGTGATATGATTGTAAATGGTGCTGAGTTGCTGCTAGGACTATTTTTATTGGATATGGGTGTAAGTGTGCTACTGCTTAGTGCACTAGATGACTGAATTATTGAGGTAGTGCTTGTTGTATTCACACTTACAATAGTACTGGATGTTGTAAAATATTTTGTGGATAGAATTGAGTTAAGAGGAGATAATGTGGTGGAAATGTTAAAGGGTATGGCAGTCAATGTTGAAGTTATATTTGGGCTCATGGTGACAATACTTTGTGCTGAGGTTATTGTGGAATAATTTGTAGTAATTGAACTTGGTATTGAGCTAAATTTGCCAACTACAGCGTTGACTGTACTAGACATAGAAAGACTAGTATTTCCAAGAGTTGCTGTGGATGTAACAGTAGGTGCCTTGAGAGGTGTTGTAGAAGGTGGTGTTGTGGTTGTGAAAacacctggaaaaaaaaacacatatattaataatatttgcatttgtataatagtagaaacatatatatatatatatatatatatatatatatatacacacacacacatatataaatatatatatataaatatatatatatatatatatatatatatatatatacatatacacatatatatatatatatatatatatacatatacacatatatatatatatatatacacatacatacacacacacacacactgtatacagtatattaaatagttttttacatAATAATCCACAATTTAAACACAAacagcgagattacaagttttgcggtatggtgcgatgCGGCTACtgctgaaaaaaacagaatttatgcttacctgataaattactttctccaacggtgtgtccggtccacggcgtcatccataacttgtgggaatattctcttccccaacaggaaatggcaaagagcacagcaaaagctgtccatatagcccctcccaggctccgcccccccagtcattcgaccgacggttaggagaaaaaaaggagaaactatagggtgccgtggtgactgtagtgtatagagaaagaaatttttcaaacctgattaaaaaaccagggcgggccgtggaccggacacaccgttggagaaagtaatttatcaggtaagcataaattctgttttctccaacattggtgtgtccgatccacggcgtcatccataacttgtgggaaccaataccaaagctttaggacacggatgaagggagggagcaaatcaggttacctaaacagaaggcaccacggcttgcaaaacctttctcccaaaaatagcctccgaagaagcataagtatcaaatttgtagaatttggcaaaagtgtgcagagaagaccaagtcgctgccttacatatctgatcaacagaagcctcgttcttgaaggcccatgtggaagccacagccctagtagagtgagctgtgattcgttcaggaggctgccgtccggcagtctcataagccaatcggatgatgcttttcagccagaaagaaagagaggtagcagtagccttttgtcctctcctcttaccagaataaacaacaaacaaagaagaagtttgtctgaaatcctttgttgcttctaaatagaactttaaagcacggactacatctaaattgtgtaacaaacgttccttctttgaaactggattcggacacaaagaaggaacaactatttcctggttaatattcttgttgaaacaacttttggaagaaaaccaggcttggtacgcaaaacaaccttatctgaatggaacaccagatagggtggatcacactgcaaagcagatcattcagaaactcttctagcagaagaaatagcaaccaaaaacagaactttccaagatagtaacttgatatctatggaatgtaagggttcacacggaaccccttgaagaactgaaagaactaaatttagactccagggaggagtcaagggtctgtaaacaggcttgattctgaccaaagcctgtacaaaagcttgtacatctggcacagctgccagtcgtttgtgtaacaagacagataaagcagaaatctgtccttttagagaactcgctgacaatcccttatccaaaccttcttggagaaaggagaggatcttaggaattttaatcttactccaggagaatcccttggattcacaccaacagatatatcttttccatattttatggtaaatctttctagtcacaggttttctggcttggaccagagtatctatcactgaatctgaaaacccacgcttggataaaatcaaatgttcaatttccaagcagtcagctgcagagaaactagatttggatgttcgaatggaccttgtactaggagatcctgtctcaaaggtagcttccatggtggagccgatgacatattcaccaggtctgcataccaagtcctgcgcagccacgcaggagctatcagaatcaccgaggccttctcctgtttgatcctggctacaagcctgggaaggagagggaacggtggaaacgcataagctaggtttaacgaccaaggcgccactaatgcatccactagagttgccttgggatccctggatctggacccgtagcaaggaaccttgaagttctgacgagacgccatcagatccatgtctggaatgccccataattgagtcaactgggcaaacacctccgggtggagttcccactcccccggatggaaagtctgacgactcagataatccgcctcccagttgtctactcctgggatgtggattgcagataggtggcaggagtgatcctccgcccatttgatgattttggatacctctctcatcgtcaaggaactccttgttcccccctgatggttgatgtaagctacagtcgtcatgttgtctgactggaatcttatgaatccggccttcgctagttgaggccaagcccggagagcattgaatatcg
This genomic stretch from Bombina bombina isolate aBomBom1 chromosome 4, aBomBom1.pri, whole genome shotgun sequence harbors:
- the LOC128656401 gene encoding mucin-3A-like isoform X3, coding for MWLKLILIFNFIYASGSQFTGRCTEYPSVCCKGVNSACRRGNCYCDDYCSVNSDCCPDYAAACNAGVFTTTTPPSTTPLKAPTVTSTATLGNTSLSMSSTVNAVVGKFSSIPSSITTNYSTITSAQSIVTMSPNITSTLTAIPFNISTTLSPLNSILSTKYFTTSSTIVSVNTTSTTSIIQSSSALSSSTLTPISNKNSPSSNSAPFTIISLNPANVSNTIAPSPYASSTVRTIFSDTSTTFTTIFSNTPKTIRTSPDIYSTISTKSSNTFSTITATSNSSSSITLVPMNVSSISTTLLNTPNITTFITPNTSNIMSPSPNTSNIMSPSPNTSSIMSSSPNTSSTMSPSPNTSNIMSPSPNTSSIMSPSPNTSSTMSPSPNTSNIMSPSPNTSSIMSPSPNTSNIMSPSPNIYSTVRTSDIYSTITTKSSNTLSTITATYNSPSISTTLLNTPNITTFITPNTSNIMSPSPNISNIMSPSPNTSSIMSPSPNTLNVMSPSPNTSSIMSPSPNTSNIMSPSPNTSNIMSPSPNIYSTVRTSDIYSTITTKSSNTLSTITATYNSPSNITLLPIKVSSISTTLLNTPNITTFITPNTSSTVRTSPDIYSIITTKSSNTLSTITANSNSPSSITLTPINVFSISTTLLNTPNPTTFITPNTSIIMPPSPNTSNIMSPSPNTSNIMSPSPNTSNIMPPSPNTSNIVSPSPNTSNIMSPSPNTSNIMSPSPNTSNIMPPSPNTSNIVSPSPNTSNIMSPSPNTSNIMSPSPNTLNIMSPSPNIYSTVRTSDIYSTITTKSSNTLSTITATSNSPSNITLVPIKVSSISTTLLNTPNITTFITPNTSSTVRTSPDIYSTITTKSSNTLSTITATSNSPSNITLVPIKVSSISTTLLNTPNITTFITPNTSSTVRTSPDIYSTITIKSSNTLSTITTNSNSPSSITLTPINVFSISTTLLNTPNTTIFITPNTSNIMSPSPNTSNIMSPSPNTSNIMSPSPNTSNIMSPSPNTSNIMSPSPNTSSIMSPSPNTSSTMSPSPNTSNIMSPSPNTSNIMSPSPNTSNIMSPSPNTSSIMSPSPNTSNIMSPSPNTSNIMSPSPNTSNIMSPSPNTSNIMSPSPNTSSTITAIPPSTLSPITTAPNINSVTTTISPIIYSSIPTKPLDASSFVTTISSNILLTTITSLSKTNVTTTLFPNTSNIITAKYFNNILTTKLNSMTTKANESISITTLPNISNSFASFSPSASSTVTTPAKSSSTTTSLTSLSTSSSKPPIAPNTVTPFSFNILSTNITAPETSSTFTNISPNVSTPIKTSPNVFNTMTTYPNKYSSATYPNTLSTTGAYPNENSVVTTKYNASSVSANIISNLSSNNFITFNLTPVLSESTPSMLPSLPTKNSITQVPSSYTLNPITKYNNSIPGSAITVTSSNTTKNSTTISPNTSRFISTDFSNLSNMFNTSSLFTVMPQTISTSPYLPSKDSAGQTVTTSLTSVLNNINSTSKLSYNYALNPGPYLSTTDIIPSIDSKNIAIGTSPVTLSSTTIYPLDSKIKNDISTAIASTQNAIGTSATSKTTVSPFSFSNLSYTLTSLNRLSPSNEWASISTTAALPVFKLISGPSSALPTSVAAAYNVQKVAADEMMSIQNNPGDVLQVTTRVASSTPLATSRTTTRPALTSVINATQIPYPSQLSYSTTAYNVQKVAADEMMSIQNNPGDVLQVTTRVASPTPLATSRTTTRPALTSVINGTQIPYPSQLSYSTTEGTSQTTMKSAEGKTAMKKRISGTLWSLMISSMKNNEDFNNLTSETDQNGDPWSGIMQFHNNSQREFIDPEKSLSFLHVSYLRMVLEERHSESERMFKNVQQLLDEFPEYGFMRRLRLMKREPLN
- the LOC128656401 gene encoding mucin-3A-like isoform X2, coding for MWLKLILIFNFIYASGSQFTGRCTEYPSVCCKGVNSACRRGNCYCDDYCSVNSDCCPDYAAACNAGVFTTTTPPSTTPLKAPTVTSTATLGNTSLSMSSTVNAVVGKFSSIPSSITTNYSTITSAQSIVTMSPNITSTLTAIPFNISTTLSPLNSILSTKYFTTSSTIVSVNTTSTTSIIQSSSALSSSTLTPISNKNSPSSNSAPFTIISLNPANVSNTIAPSPYASSTVRTIFSDTSTTFTTIFSNTPKTIRTSPDIYSTISTKSSNTFSTITATSNSSSSITLVPMNVSSISTTLLNTPNITTFITPNTSNIMSPSPNTSNIMSPSPNTSSIMSSSPNTSSTMSPSPNTSNIMSPSPNTSSIMSPSPNTSSTMSPSPNTSNIMSPSPNTSSIMSPSPNTSNIMSPSPNIYSTVRTSDIYSTITTKSSNTLSTITATYNSPSISTTLLNTPNITTFITPNTSNIMSPSPNISNIMSPSPNTSSIMSPSPNTLNVMSPSPNTSSIMSPSPNTSNIMSPSPNTSNIMSPSPNIYSTVRTSDIYSTITTKSSNTLSTITATYNSPSNITLLPIKVSSISTTLLNTPNITTFITPNTSSTVRTSPDIYSIITTKSSNTLSTITANSNSPSSITLTPINVFSISTTLLNTPNPTTFITPNTSIIMPPSPNTSNIMSPSPNTSNIMSPSPNTSNIMPPSPNTSNIVSPSPNTSNIMSPSPNTSNIMSPSPNTSNIMPPSPNTSNIVSPSPNTSNIMSPSPNTSNIMSPSPNTLNIMSPSPNIYSTVRTSDIYSTITTKSSNTLSTITATSNSPSNITLVPIKVSSISTTLLNTPNITTFITPNTSSTVRTSPDIYSTITTKSSNTLSTITATSNSPSNITLVPIKVSSISTTLLNTPNITTFITPNTSSTVRTSPDIYSTITIKSSNTLSTITTNSNSPSSITLTPINVFSISTTLLNTPNTTIFITPNTSNIMSPSPNTSNIMSPSPNTSNIMSPSPNTSNIMSPSPNTSNIMSPSPNTSSIMSPSPNTSSTMSPSPNTSNIMSPSPNTSNIMSPSPNTSNIMSPSPNTSSIMSPSPNTSNIMSPSPNTSNIMSPSPNTSNIMSPSPNTSNIMSPSPNTSSTITAIPPSTLSPITTAPNINSVTTTISPIIYSSIPTKPLDASSFVTTISSNILLTTITSLSKTNVTTTLFPNTSNIITAKYFNNILTTKLNSMTTKANESISITTLPNISNSFASFSPSASSTVTTPAKSSSTTTSLTSLSTSSSKPPIAPNTVTPFSFNILSTNITAPETSSTFTNISPNVSTPIKTSPNVFNTMTTYPNKYSSATYPNTLSTTGAYPNENSVVTTKYNASSVSANIISNLSSNNFITFNLTPVLSESTPSMLPSLPTKNSITQVPSSYTLNPITKYNNSIPGSAITVTSSNTTKNSTTISPNTSRFISTDFSNLSNMFNTSSLFTVMPQTISTSPYLPSKDSAGQTVTTSLTSVLNNINSTSKLSYNYALNPGPYLSTTDIIPSIDSKNIAIGTSPVTLSSTTIYPLDSKIKNDISTAIASTQNAIGTSATSKTTVSPFSFSNLSYTLTSLNRLSPSNEWASISTTAALPVFKLISGPSSALPTSVAAAYNVQKVAADEMMSIQNNPGDVLQVTTRVASSTPLATSRTTTRPALTSVINATQIPYPSQLSYSTTAYNVQKVAADEMMSIQNNPGDVLQVTTRVASPTPLATSRTTTRPALTSVINGTQIPYPSQLSYSTTASSSTTVTNRPEGTSQTTMKSAEGKTAMKKRISGTLWSLMISSMKNNEDFNNLTSETDQNGDPWSGIMQFHNNSQREFIDPEKSLSFLHVSYLRMVLEERHSESERMFKNVQQLLDEFPEYGFMRRLRLMKREPLN